A window of Sporanaerobacter acetigenes DSM 13106 contains these coding sequences:
- a CDS encoding phage head-tail connector protein — MEQLDRLKIKLGVSLGDTDEDNLLNLYLEDAENEILELTHLDKIPSNLLSTQIDLAIIMYNKQGIEGQTSHSEGGISRSFEEGIPESIMKKIRSARRLPR; from the coding sequence ATGGAGCAGCTAGATAGATTGAAAATAAAATTAGGGGTATCTTTGGGAGATACGGACGAAGATAATTTGCTGAATTTGTACTTAGAAGATGCAGAAAATGAAATATTAGAATTAACTCATTTGGATAAAATTCCATCTAATTTATTATCAACTCAAATAGATTTAGCTATTATTATGTATAACAAACAAGGAATTGAAGGGCAAACAAGCCATAGCGAAGGTGGAATAAGCAGATCCTTTGAAGAAGGTATTCCTGAAAGCATAATGAAGAAAATTAGATCCGCAAGAAGATTGCCGAGGTGA
- a CDS encoding M18 family aminopeptidase yields MFKLERLNVVKIVATEYEKEKLESKGFVEVKENEKPKGKATK; encoded by the coding sequence GTGTTTAAACTAGAAAGACTAAATGTAGTTAAAATAGTAGCTACAGAATATGAAAAAGAAAAATTAGAAAGCAAGGGGTTTGTTGAAGTGAAGGAAAATGAAAAACCAAAAGGGAAGGCTACTAAATAG
- a CDS encoding phage scaffolding protein — protein MDWILKLIEKYTKDGKLDQEALIKDVNKEFPKYAVPKDKYNEVSEAKKQLETDIAERDKQLKDLGDKAKGNENLENQIKELQETNKKAKEEYEAKIKNVTLDNAIKLTLKDNKAKYEDLLMGKFDRENLKINDDGTILGLDEQMKTIKENYKDLFEQPLKGNSPNNTGDSGNGDGLDQVAETIRQNLGF, from the coding sequence ATGGATTGGATTCTAAAGTTAATTGAAAAGTACACAAAAGATGGAAAGTTAGACCAAGAAGCACTAATAAAAGATGTAAACAAAGAGTTTCCTAAATATGCAGTGCCTAAAGATAAATATAATGAGGTATCAGAAGCTAAAAAACAACTGGAAACTGATATAGCAGAAAGAGATAAGCAATTAAAGGATCTAGGAGATAAAGCGAAAGGTAATGAAAATCTAGAGAATCAAATAAAAGAATTACAAGAAACTAATAAAAAAGCTAAAGAAGAATATGAAGCAAAGATTAAAAATGTTACTCTAGACAATGCTATCAAATTGACACTAAAGGACAATAAAGCCAAATATGAGGATTTGCTCATGGGTAAGTTTGACAGAGAAAATCTTAAAATCAATGATGATGGAACCATATTAGGATTGGATGAACAGATGAAAACAATCAAAGAAAACTACAAAGATCTATTTGAACAGCCATTAAAAGGAAATTCTCCAAACAATACAGGGGATTCTGGCAATGGTGATGGTCTAGACCAAGTGGCAGAAACAATAAGACAAAATTTAGGATTTTAG
- a CDS encoding minor capsid protein, whose translation MKNNKYWANRAKERMNDYHRNSDKTIRLITKAYDKAIKDIEKEIQKIFNKFAKDGELSPEEARKILNEKVSSKELDEIRGIVYTTENEEIKRYLISRLNGPAYKARMTRLEALKERVYVGCKRIADVEIQASERQYIDTINQAYYSNIFDIHKGLGIGFDFAAIPTKTIEQILKNPWSGKHFSKRIWKNTDILAEKLTEIITGGFMSGKSYYKMAKELEEYAEYGKYAAMRVVRTETTYMANMAEIESYKECGIGKYIYVATLDLRTCKTCQELDRKVFEVSKAEPGKNLPPMHPNCRCTTRSYISEEELAKIKRRARDPKTGKAYLVPGDMNYKDWYRKYVVDKYGQDQAEVMKKKILNKASDKKQCEKYKLIFGDKIPSNLDDFQELKYNNVKEWEDVKAKKQETLNSLDYRDDFFGMFGNKEVREWYIAHCNDIHDLIDNTKSLENQARESYALRSKYKLEARKMMKDQEGRKCLDETRPILTFDDLITDKMGRKDMTRDEAIRDIIGTAKKTNKEVNKKFNLD comes from the coding sequence ATGAAGAATAATAAATACTGGGCCAATAGAGCAAAGGAAAGAATGAATGATTATCATAGGAATAGTGATAAAACTATAAGGCTTATAACCAAGGCTTATGACAAGGCTATAAAAGACATAGAGAAAGAGATACAAAAGATATTCAATAAGTTTGCAAAAGATGGAGAATTGTCTCCTGAAGAAGCTAGAAAAATATTAAATGAAAAAGTAAGTAGTAAAGAGTTAGATGAAATAAGAGGGATTGTCTATACTACTGAAAATGAAGAAATAAAAAGATACCTAATAAGCAGACTTAATGGTCCAGCTTATAAAGCTAGAATGACGAGACTAGAAGCTTTAAAGGAACGTGTATATGTGGGGTGTAAAAGAATAGCGGATGTTGAAATACAAGCTAGTGAAAGACAGTATATAGATACTATTAATCAAGCTTACTATAGTAATATATTTGATATTCACAAAGGTTTAGGAATAGGATTTGATTTTGCTGCCATACCAACTAAAACTATAGAACAGATCCTTAAAAATCCTTGGAGTGGTAAACACTTTTCTAAAAGGATATGGAAGAACACTGATATATTAGCTGAAAAACTAACGGAAATAATTACAGGTGGTTTCATGAGTGGTAAAAGCTATTATAAAATGGCTAAAGAACTTGAAGAATATGCTGAATATGGCAAGTATGCAGCTATGAGAGTAGTGAGAACAGAAACAACTTATATGGCCAATATGGCAGAGATAGAAAGTTACAAAGAATGTGGAATAGGGAAATATATTTATGTTGCTACATTAGATTTAAGAACTTGTAAGACATGTCAAGAGTTAGATAGAAAAGTATTTGAAGTATCTAAAGCAGAACCAGGAAAGAATCTTCCACCTATGCATCCAAACTGCAGGTGCACTACTAGAAGTTATATAAGTGAAGAAGAATTAGCAAAGATAAAAAGAAGAGCCAGGGACCCTAAGACAGGAAAGGCTTATTTAGTTCCTGGAGATATGAACTATAAAGATTGGTATAGAAAGTATGTAGTAGATAAATATGGCCAAGACCAAGCTGAGGTAATGAAAAAGAAGATATTAAACAAAGCTAGTGATAAGAAACAGTGTGAAAAATATAAATTAATATTTGGAGATAAGATACCTTCTAACCTTGATGATTTTCAAGAATTAAAGTATAATAATGTTAAAGAATGGGAAGATGTTAAAGCCAAAAAGCAAGAAACATTAAATTCTTTAGATTATAGAGATGATTTTTTTGGTATGTTTGGCAATAAAGAAGTAAGAGAATGGTATATAGCACACTGCAATGACATACATGATTTAATAGACAATACTAAAAGTTTAGAAAATCAAGCGAGAGAATCTTATGCGCTAAGATCTAAGTATAAACTTGAAGCTAGGAAAATGATGAAAGACCAAGAAGGAAGAAAATGTTTAGATGAGACAAGACCTATTTTAACATTTGACGATTTAATAACAGATAAAATGGGTAGAAAAGATATGACAAGAGATGAAGCTATAAGGGATATAATTGGCACAGCAAAGAAAACTAATAAAGAAGTAAATAAAAAATTTAACTTAGATTAG
- a CDS encoding phage portal protein: MINFRDLFRNDINIMTTEEILYNEIKEFNVSDKRAWMVEGDKYYRVENDIYDRRILRHTESGSMEDKTKANNKLAHGFVKNLVDEKVGYLLTKDYALQCDNELYIEKVKDVLGKYFQYTLTRLGYEASNKGIAWLQVYIDDNGKFGTMLIPSEQCVPLWRDNTHTELDGMIRFYIQTVYEGKEKKKITRVEHYTENEVYFYVMDGEQLIPDIEQHEGGPILHYMKGEEGRGWGKVPFIGFKNNHIEYPDVRFIKSLVDSYDKSRSDIDNFIEETKNLIYILKGYGGENLAEFISDLNYYRAIKIDDPEHGGVDTLNPTIDIQAAKEHFEQLKRDINEFGQGVPKDLDKFGNSPSGISLKFLYSGLDLKCNHLEVEFKRAFEQLLYFVNIYLAENGQGSYENEEVELIFNRDIQINETEAISNCVSSEDVISQETIVANHPWVNDVEGELKRLKEERKEKAKTAAKAFGTDKFSNLEGGEDEE; this comes from the coding sequence TTGATAAACTTTAGAGATTTATTTAGAAATGATATAAATATAATGACAACAGAAGAAATACTCTACAACGAAATAAAAGAATTCAACGTATCAGATAAAAGAGCTTGGATGGTAGAAGGAGACAAGTACTACAGGGTTGAGAATGACATATACGATAGGCGAATATTGAGACATACTGAAAGTGGCTCAATGGAAGATAAAACAAAGGCTAATAATAAACTAGCCCATGGCTTTGTGAAGAATCTAGTTGATGAAAAGGTAGGATATCTTCTTACAAAAGACTATGCTCTACAATGCGACAATGAATTATATATAGAAAAAGTTAAAGATGTATTAGGGAAGTATTTCCAATACACATTAACTAGACTTGGCTATGAAGCAAGTAACAAAGGAATAGCGTGGTTACAAGTTTATATTGATGATAATGGTAAATTTGGAACTATGCTAATACCATCAGAGCAATGTGTACCGCTTTGGAGAGATAATACTCATACTGAACTAGATGGAATGATTAGGTTTTATATTCAAACTGTATATGAAGGAAAAGAAAAGAAGAAAATCACTAGAGTAGAGCATTATACAGAAAATGAAGTCTATTTTTATGTTATGGATGGCGAACAGCTAATACCTGACATAGAACAACACGAAGGCGGTCCTATACTTCACTATATGAAAGGCGAAGAAGGTAGAGGATGGGGAAAAGTACCTTTTATAGGCTTTAAGAATAACCATATAGAATATCCAGATGTGAGATTCATTAAATCTCTTGTAGATAGTTACGATAAATCTAGAAGTGATATAGATAATTTCATTGAGGAAACTAAGAATCTAATTTATATCCTCAAAGGCTATGGTGGGGAAAATCTAGCAGAGTTTATAAGTGATTTAAATTATTATCGTGCTATAAAAATTGATGATCCTGAGCATGGTGGAGTAGATACTCTTAATCCTACCATAGATATTCAAGCAGCAAAAGAGCATTTTGAACAGTTAAAGAGGGACATAAATGAGTTTGGCCAAGGTGTACCTAAAGACTTAGACAAGTTTGGTAATTCTCCAAGTGGTATAAGCTTAAAATTTTTATATTCTGGATTAGATTTAAAATGCAACCATCTAGAAGTAGAGTTTAAAAGAGCGTTTGAACAGCTATTATATTTTGTAAATATATATTTGGCCGAAAATGGACAAGGTAGCTATGAAAATGAAGAAGTAGAGCTTATATTTAACAGGGATATACAGATAAATGAGACAGAAGCCATCAGCAATTGTGTGTCATCAGAAGATGTAATAAGTCAAGAAACTATAGTTGCTAATCATCCATGGGTAAATGATGTTGAAGGAGAATTGAAAAGGCTTAAAGAGGAAAGAAAAGAAAAGGCAAAGACAGCGGCCAAAGCTTTTGGAACTGATAAATTCTCCAACTTAGAAGGTGGGGAAGATGAAGAATAA
- the terL gene encoding phage terminase large subunit, which translates to MDLVKLEAKKELARREFFYFCNLLAPDFYKKDREYLKELCDEMQDFYHSDDDVLVINMPPRHGKSRTAGQFAQWVFGQNKNEKIMTGSYNETLSTTFSKNVRNGIQEQKADKDKIVFSDIFPDVRIKQGDGAMNLWSLEGGYNNYLATSPTGTATGFGCSLMIIDDLIKNSEEAYNENVLEKHWGWFTNTMLSRLEEGGKIIIIMTRWATGDLAGRALEHFEGEKKKVRHVSMKALQDNGTMLCDEILSKKSYNTKVRAMGEDIASANYQQVPIDIKGKLYSSFRTYADIPRDDKGNSLFTRIGAYTDTADEGSDYLCSIIYGEYNREAYILDIYYTKDPMEITESEVARRFYEYSVNVANIESNNGGRGFARAVERILKEKHRSNKTIIKWFHQSKNKQARILSNSTWVMDHIYYPANWRDKWPEYYKAMTTYQREGKNKHDDAPDATTGIAEKIGTGNGLSILK; encoded by the coding sequence ATGGATTTAGTAAAACTAGAAGCAAAAAAAGAACTTGCAAGACGTGAGTTCTTTTATTTTTGCAATTTATTAGCCCCTGATTTCTATAAGAAAGACAGAGAATATCTAAAAGAACTATGCGACGAAATGCAGGATTTCTATCATTCTGATGATGATGTACTAGTAATCAATATGCCTCCAAGGCATGGGAAATCCAGAACAGCAGGACAATTTGCTCAATGGGTATTTGGACAAAATAAAAATGAAAAAATAATGACTGGGTCATACAATGAAACTTTATCGACAACTTTTTCAAAGAATGTTAGAAATGGTATCCAGGAGCAAAAGGCTGATAAAGATAAAATTGTATTTAGTGATATATTCCCAGATGTAAGAATAAAACAAGGTGATGGAGCAATGAATCTATGGTCTTTGGAAGGTGGATATAATAACTATTTAGCAACTTCTCCTACAGGTACCGCCACAGGCTTTGGTTGTTCTTTAATGATTATAGATGACCTTATCAAGAATAGTGAAGAAGCCTACAATGAAAATGTACTAGAAAAGCATTGGGGCTGGTTTACTAATACAATGCTGTCCAGACTTGAGGAAGGCGGAAAAATAATAATAATAATGACTAGATGGGCCACAGGAGATTTAGCAGGAAGAGCACTAGAACATTTCGAAGGAGAAAAGAAAAAAGTAAGGCATGTGTCAATGAAAGCATTGCAAGATAATGGGACTATGCTATGTGATGAAATACTATCAAAGAAGAGCTATAACACTAAAGTTAGAGCAATGGGTGAAGATATTGCAAGTGCGAACTATCAGCAGGTACCTATAGATATCAAAGGCAAATTATACAGTTCGTTTAGGACTTATGCGGACATTCCTAGAGATGATAAGGGCAACTCACTATTTACTAGAATTGGAGCATATACAGATACAGCTGACGAAGGTTCTGACTATCTATGTTCAATAATTTATGGTGAATATAATAGAGAAGCTTATATATTAGATATTTATTATACAAAAGATCCAATGGAGATTACGGAAAGTGAAGTGGCGAGAAGGTTTTACGAGTATAGCGTAAATGTAGCTAATATAGAATCTAACAACGGTGGTAGAGGATTTGCAAGAGCAGTCGAAAGAATACTTAAAGAAAAACACAGGAGCAATAAAACCATAATTAAATGGTTCCATCAAAGCAAGAATAAGCAAGCTAGAATACTATCCAACAGTACATGGGTTATGGATCACATATATTATCCTGCAAATTGGAGAGATAAATGGCCAGAATATTATAAAGCTATGACAACTTATCAGAGAGAGGGTAAAAACAAACATGATGACGCACCTGACGCAACTACAGGGATAGCTGAAAAAATAGGCACAGGTAATGGCTTATCTATACTTAAATAA
- a CDS encoding transposase: protein MAKKKKGGRPSKYETHVEPRLMEIEGWARDGLIDEQIAKNLGVAYSTFKEYKKKFSDLTAALKKGKEVVDREVENALLKRALGYRYEEVTKERIIKKDVKGDPMTDLHGFPVYEMVTTKKVRKEVQPDTTAQIFWLKNRKPEQWRDKQDIDVRGDMEVNNPLKDLTTDELKKLIQDD, encoded by the coding sequence ATGGCAAAGAAAAAGAAAGGTGGAAGACCAAGTAAATATGAAACGCATGTAGAGCCTAGACTGATGGAAATAGAAGGATGGGCTAGAGATGGGCTTATAGATGAACAAATAGCTAAAAATTTAGGAGTTGCCTATTCTACTTTTAAGGAATATAAAAAGAAGTTTTCGGACTTAACGGCTGCCTTAAAAAAGGGGAAAGAAGTAGTAGATAGAGAAGTAGAAAACGCATTGTTAAAAAGAGCATTAGGATATCGATATGAAGAAGTTACCAAAGAAAGAATAATAAAAAAAGATGTAAAAGGTGATCCTATGACAGATTTACATGGATTCCCAGTCTATGAAATGGTAACTACTAAAAAAGTTAGAAAAGAAGTCCAACCAGATACAACAGCACAGATATTCTGGTTGAAGAATAGGAAACCTGAACAGTGGAGAGATAAACAAGACATTGATGTAAGAGGAGATATGGAAGTAAATAATCCACTTAAAGATTTAACAACTGATGAACTAAAGAAGTTGATACAAGATGATTGA
- a CDS encoding DUF2383 domain-containing protein, with product MDNNTETIKSLNELLQGEYMAVDSFNNFISRLEDENVKKTFQEVQKQHRENIDKLASYIQYIEGQPDENLGMKGKMGEMMLNMDLGTEADTNEIIKKSIEGETKGVNMTEKVLRGKLDDRSRDIAGEILEKDRKSIEKLKKLL from the coding sequence TTGGATAATAATACAGAAACAATAAAATCACTTAATGAATTATTACAAGGGGAATACATGGCGGTAGATAGTTTTAATAATTTCATATCTAGACTAGAAGATGAGAATGTGAAAAAGACCTTTCAAGAGGTTCAGAAGCAACATAGAGAAAACATTGATAAGTTAGCAAGTTATATACAATATATTGAAGGACAGCCAGATGAAAACCTTGGTATGAAGGGTAAAATGGGTGAAATGATGCTCAATATGGATTTAGGTACTGAAGCGGATACAAATGAAATTATTAAAAAATCTATTGAAGGAGAAACTAAAGGAGTTAATATGACTGAAAAAGTTTTAAGAGGAAAATTGGATGATAGATCTAGAGATATAGCAGGTGAGATATTAGAAAAAGATAGAAAGTCTATTGAGAAGTTGAAGAAATTATTATAG
- a CDS encoding aspartyl-phosphate phosphatase Spo0E family protein has product MCEVKDIAEQIEKIRKDMNELLKEKSDLLDPEVVAVSQMLDSVLNEYYRILNQSMDK; this is encoded by the coding sequence ATGTGCGAAGTAAAAGATATTGCGGAACAAATTGAAAAAATTCGCAAAGACATGAATGAATTACTTAAAGAAAAAAGTGACTTACTTGATCCGGAAGTGGTTGCTGTAAGTCAAATGCTTGATTCTGTTTTGAATGAGTACTATAGAATACTTAATCAAAGTATGGACAAGTAA
- a CDS encoding DUF2786 domain-containing protein: MENNIIIKIKKLLALSESSNEYEAKVAMLKAQELLAKHKLSLKEIEEHEDINVMEGKTNITFRQGKWKGKLADLIAENFGCYHYYGTNRTHTIIFMGKDEDVTVCKMVLEYAVDSINSVVNRLRYQYRKEGYSTKGLENDYALGFIEGLEYAFEEQKQENQEWGLVLARDKEVVEAYEKKEFIGSINTNTNFQGFNEAYFKGVEDGEKFSISDKIVGDEKGTLQIENRYT, from the coding sequence GTGGAAAATAACATAATTATAAAAATAAAAAAGCTCTTAGCATTAAGTGAAAGCTCAAATGAATATGAAGCAAAGGTGGCCATGTTAAAGGCTCAAGAATTATTGGCCAAGCATAAGCTTTCATTAAAAGAGATAGAGGAACATGAAGATATAAACGTAATGGAAGGTAAAACGAATATAACATTCAGGCAAGGAAAATGGAAAGGAAAGTTAGCAGATTTAATTGCTGAAAATTTTGGATGCTATCATTACTATGGAACTAACAGAACCCATACAATTATCTTTATGGGAAAAGATGAGGATGTAACTGTTTGTAAAATGGTGCTTGAATATGCAGTAGATAGTATAAATTCTGTAGTAAACAGATTAAGATATCAATATAGAAAAGAAGGTTATTCGACAAAAGGATTAGAAAATGATTATGCTTTAGGCTTCATAGAAGGCTTAGAGTATGCTTTCGAAGAACAGAAACAAGAAAACCAAGAGTGGGGATTAGTATTAGCGAGAGATAAAGAAGTAGTGGAAGCTTATGAGAAAAAAGAATTTATAGGCAGTATTAATACAAATACCAACTTTCAAGGGTTTAATGAAGCATATTTTAAGGGAGTAGAGGATGGTGAAAAATTTAGTATATCGGATAAGATTGTGGGGGATGAAAAGGGAACTTTGCAAATAGAAAACAGATATACTTAA
- a CDS encoding helix-turn-helix domain-containing protein translates to MNYIREINSFMDWLEINPLEANTQALWFHIMAIANKSGWPEWFTIANLTLMAKVGISENTLNKHRNILIQKGRIEYKNQGKQKAGKYRIISFTSNTEVKQEDNNSVTSNTEVRKEDTSNIEVSHEVSHEVSHEVNPSALYKLNETKQNICNSTTTEIEKESFDEEFKELAKLYQKCGFDVNGLTSDWLMDLKDRYGFDWVKNAILEAEKRGKRTKTYVEGILQNWKASGGMKLSTDQDKTQNTVQAKKTKFHNFKQRSDKYSADELEAVAERKRQEYMEKLKKQSEAL, encoded by the coding sequence ATGAACTATATTAGAGAGATTAATTCCTTTATGGATTGGCTTGAAATAAACCCATTGGAAGCAAACACACAGGCTTTGTGGTTTCATATTATGGCAATTGCAAACAAGAGTGGTTGGCCAGAGTGGTTTACAATAGCCAATCTAACCTTAATGGCAAAGGTGGGAATCTCAGAAAACACTTTAAATAAACATAGAAATATCCTTATACAAAAAGGAAGAATTGAATATAAAAATCAAGGAAAACAGAAAGCTGGCAAATATAGAATAATATCTTTTACCTCAAATACTGAGGTAAAACAAGAAGATAACAACAGTGTTACCTCAAATACTGAGGTAAGAAAAGAGGATACCTCAAATATTGAGGTAAGTCATGAGGTAAGTCATGAGGTAAGTCATGAGGTAAACCCTTCAGCATTATATAAACTAAACGAAACTAAACAAAACATATGTAATAGTACTACTACAGAAATAGAAAAAGAAAGTTTTGACGAAGAATTTAAGGAACTAGCAAAACTTTATCAGAAATGTGGTTTTGATGTTAATGGTCTAACTTCTGATTGGCTTATGGATCTTAAAGATAGATATGGATTTGATTGGGTTAAAAACGCAATATTAGAAGCTGAAAAAAGAGGGAAACGGACCAAAACGTATGTAGAGGGAATACTCCAAAATTGGAAAGCTAGTGGAGGAATGAAACTATCTACGGACCAAGATAAAACACAAAATACAGTACAGGCTAAAAAGACTAAATTTCACAACTTTAAACAGCGTTCGGACAAGTATTCGGCTGATGAGCTTGAAGCTGTAGCGGAAAGAAAAAGACAAGAATATATGGAAAAGTTAAAAAAGCAAAGTGAAGCATTGTAG
- a CDS encoding exodeoxyribonuclease X C-terminal domain-containing protein, translating into MTNNMSEENMMMSLIESVEVNEIVGTLKKITQVQAAVQASLKAGHDYDTIPGTSKPTLLKPGAEKLLMMFGLTSEYEIVEKIEDYDKGIFAYTMKCILSKGGYKITEGVGSCNSKENKYRWRWTKEEDLPIGIDKDSLKQKTNRWGKTEYQVENDEIYSQANTILKMAKKRAQIDATLAVASLSEVFTQDIEDMKEFIQQEEVTNLTETEAENLRLDFGKFKGKTLKEILKVQPDYLEWLIDKAKEEVVKKAAKMVLDGNKQAKGNKNKAQPKEPEVIDGFEGIDPEEEANLPWNQDGADEDIPF; encoded by the coding sequence ATGACTAATAATATGAGTGAAGAAAACATGATGATGAGTTTGATTGAAAGTGTGGAAGTAAATGAGATTGTTGGTACGTTGAAAAAAATTACACAGGTACAAGCAGCAGTACAGGCATCATTAAAGGCAGGTCATGATTATGATACAATTCCAGGTACTTCAAAGCCAACACTACTTAAACCTGGTGCAGAAAAACTCTTGATGATGTTTGGTCTTACTAGTGAATATGAAATAGTTGAAAAGATAGAAGATTATGATAAAGGAATATTTGCATATACAATGAAATGTATTTTGTCAAAAGGTGGCTACAAAATAACAGAAGGAGTAGGTTCTTGTAATTCTAAAGAAAATAAATATAGGTGGAGATGGACTAAAGAAGAAGATCTTCCTATAGGAATCGATAAAGATAGTTTGAAGCAGAAGACAAATAGATGGGGTAAGACAGAATATCAGGTTGAGAATGATGAAATATATAGCCAAGCTAATACAATACTCAAAATGGCTAAGAAAAGAGCGCAGATAGACGCAACTTTAGCAGTAGCCAGCCTAAGCGAAGTATTTACTCAGGATATAGAAGATATGAAAGAATTTATACAGCAGGAAGAAGTAACGAATCTGACAGAAACAGAAGCAGAAAACCTAAGATTAGATTTTGGTAAGTTTAAAGGGAAAACATTGAAAGAAATATTAAAAGTGCAACCAGATTATTTGGAATGGCTAATAGACAAAGCGAAGGAAGAAGTAGTTAAAAAGGCAGCAAAGATGGTATTGGATGGCAATAAGCAAGCAAAGGGAAATAAAAATAAAGCACAACCAAAAGAACCAGAAGTAATTGATGGTTTTGAAGGAATAGACCCAGAAGAAGAAGCTAACCTTCCATGGAATCAAGATGGAGCAGATGAAGATATACCATTTTAG
- a CDS encoding host-nuclease inhibitor Gam family protein, protein MENLMINMIDEVLDIQEEEKEVWKVKDDLEADWCLDKIRESKAEYNRFEMVAKAKIQQIEEALKKEREKMEQETSFFESKLREYFEADKHENMQEYIKMKKDFDWAEFKKKLDINGNHIIDKETGEIVEIEGLKLETKPEEFKVEV, encoded by the coding sequence ATGGAAAATTTAATGATAAATATGATTGATGAGGTTTTAGATATTCAAGAGGAAGAAAAAGAAGTTTGGAAAGTTAAAGATGATTTAGAAGCTGATTGGTGTTTGGATAAGATTAGAGAATCTAAGGCGGAATACAATAGATTTGAAATGGTAGCAAAAGCAAAGATACAACAGATAGAAGAGGCCCTAAAGAAAGAAAGAGAAAAAATGGAACAAGAAACAAGTTTCTTTGAATCAAAGCTAAGAGAATATTTTGAAGCAGATAAGCATGAGAATATGCAAGAATATATAAAAATGAAAAAAGATTTTGATTGGGCTGAATTTAAGAAGAAATTAGATATCAATGGCAATCATATAATTGATAAAGAAACTGGTGAAATAGTCGAAATAGAAGGCCTTAAACTAGAGACCAAACCAGAAGAATTTAAAGTGGAGGTGTAA
- a CDS encoding helix-turn-helix domain-containing protein, translated as MKERCRSIYQLARNRAELTQEQAAELLNVGTRTLAGYEACDPIPNGEIVDKMVEIYEASWLGYEHLRLSTKVGRRCLPEINIEDIAKSVLVLQKESGDVETIKPSMIKIACDGEVEEHEEKEWSEVTKEVFEMAGAALSVVFSK; from the coding sequence ATGAAAGAAAGGTGCAGAAGTATATATCAATTAGCAAGGAATCGTGCAGAATTAACTCAAGAACAAGCAGCTGAATTACTTAATGTTGGGACAAGGACATTGGCAGGATATGAAGCATGTGATCCAATTCCTAATGGAGAAATAGTGGACAAGATGGTAGAAATATATGAAGCTAGTTGGCTGGGATATGAACACTTAAGGTTATCAACAAAGGTTGGAAGAAGGTGTTTACCTGAAATCAATATAGAAGATATAGCTAAGTCAGTATTAGTGTTACAGAAAGAATCTGGGGATGTAGAGACTATTAAACCTTCAATGATAAAAATTGCATGTGATGGAGAAGTAGAAGAACATGAAGAAAAAGAATGGAGTGAAGTTACTAAAGAAGTATTTGAAATGGCAGGTGCTGCACTATCAGTTGTATTTTCAAAGTGA